In Paenibacillus sp. BIC5C1, a genomic segment contains:
- a CDS encoding glycine betaine ABC transporter substrate-binding protein — MIPKIPLASWIEAIVDWMSSSLSGLFKVISVVIQEVVGFFSGLFMLPHPLLFIVILGVLAYLVGRIPLTLFTVIGFLLVDNLGYWSQSMDTLGLVITSGLISILLGVPIGIWLAYSKTAARIITPLLDFMQTMPAFVYLLPAVTFFSLGVVPGVIASVIFAIPPTIRLTHLGIKQVSGELVEAADAFGSTSMQKLFKVQLPLALPTVMSGINQTIMLSLSMVVIASMIGAQGIGAEVYRAVTQLQIGKGFEAGLAVVVLAIVLDRFTQNLFMPGRKKSSRFSAKQKAWITAAATFVVLVAGFSQYFVGGNSTSAGGNNTPANAVGEEVNYQIIGIDPGAGIMKSTAKAIEDYHLTDWTLIEGSGAAMTATLDKAIKAEEPIIITGWTPHWMFNKYDLKYLDDPEKSFGDAEEIHTIARKGLKEDHPVAYEFLSRFQWTSDEMGEMMSAIQNGTSPEEAAKDYAEKHADQIDEWTKGLTPVNGDAFKLSYVAWDSEIASTNLLKYVMESKLGYKVNALQVEAGPMWTGVASGDVDASPAAWLPLTHADYWERYKDQVDDLGANMTGVRTGLVVPAYMTDVNSIADLETGASSSTPSANANVGNEVNHQIIGIDPGAGIMKSTASAIEKYGLSDWKLVEGSGAAMTATLDKAVKNKEPVIVTGWTPHWMFNAYDLKYLDDPEGVYGEAEQIHTIARKGLKEDKPVAYEFLDRFSWTPEDMGEIMVAIQNGEDPQKAAAAFAEKHSDKVAEWTKGLTPVNGDSIKLSYVAWDSEIASTNLLEYILKEKLGYKVTSLQVEIGPMWTGIANGDVDATPAAWLPLTSADYFNKYKDQIDDLGPNMDGAKTGLVVPTYMDINSIEDLKDN; from the coding sequence ATGATTCCCAAAATTCCACTAGCATCGTGGATTGAAGCGATTGTTGACTGGATGAGCTCCTCGCTCTCCGGATTATTTAAAGTCATTTCTGTTGTTATTCAGGAGGTTGTCGGATTTTTCTCCGGGCTGTTCATGCTCCCCCATCCGCTCCTGTTTATTGTAATACTTGGTGTATTGGCATACCTTGTTGGCCGAATACCACTAACCCTGTTTACGGTTATCGGTTTCTTGCTCGTAGATAACCTCGGATACTGGTCCCAATCGATGGATACTTTGGGCCTCGTTATTACGTCTGGATTAATCTCCATTCTGCTTGGTGTTCCCATTGGTATCTGGCTCGCATACAGCAAAACTGCAGCCCGGATTATTACACCATTGCTTGACTTTATGCAGACCATGCCTGCATTTGTCTACTTGCTGCCAGCGGTAACCTTCTTCAGCCTTGGTGTGGTTCCCGGTGTTATCGCGTCCGTCATATTCGCGATTCCACCAACGATTCGCCTGACTCACCTCGGAATTAAGCAGGTATCTGGCGAACTGGTCGAAGCAGCGGATGCGTTTGGTTCCACGTCCATGCAAAAGTTGTTCAAAGTACAGCTTCCACTCGCATTGCCTACCGTAATGTCAGGGATTAACCAAACCATCATGCTGTCGCTGTCCATGGTTGTTATTGCATCCATGATCGGTGCACAGGGTATTGGTGCGGAAGTGTACCGTGCGGTAACACAGTTGCAGATTGGTAAAGGTTTTGAAGCAGGTCTTGCTGTCGTAGTTCTTGCGATTGTACTTGACCGTTTCACTCAAAATCTGTTTATGCCAGGCCGCAAGAAAAGCTCACGCTTCTCAGCGAAACAAAAAGCCTGGATTACGGCTGCCGCAACATTCGTTGTGCTCGTAGCTGGTTTCTCACAATACTTTGTTGGCGGCAACAGTACTTCTGCCGGCGGTAACAACACTCCAGCGAATGCTGTAGGTGAAGAAGTCAATTATCAGATCATTGGTATTGATCCGGGTGCAGGCATTATGAAGTCCACTGCCAAAGCCATCGAAGATTATCATCTGACGGACTGGACCCTGATTGAAGGATCTGGTGCAGCGATGACTGCCACACTGGACAAAGCCATTAAAGCGGAAGAACCGATCATTATTACAGGCTGGACTCCGCACTGGATGTTCAATAAATATGATCTAAAATATCTGGATGATCCCGAGAAATCTTTCGGTGATGCAGAAGAAATTCACACCATCGCACGTAAAGGTTTAAAAGAAGATCACCCGGTTGCTTATGAATTCCTGTCCCGTTTCCAATGGACATCAGATGAAATGGGCGAAATGATGAGTGCCATTCAGAATGGTACATCTCCAGAAGAAGCCGCAAAAGACTACGCTGAGAAACATGCAGACCAGATTGACGAATGGACCAAAGGTCTGACGCCAGTTAACGGTGATGCATTTAAACTTAGCTACGTAGCCTGGGATTCTGAGATCGCTAGTACTAACCTGTTGAAATATGTCATGGAAAGCAAACTCGGCTATAAAGTTAACGCCCTGCAAGTTGAAGCTGGGCCTATGTGGACGGGTGTTGCCTCAGGCGACGTAGATGCCTCTCCAGCAGCTTGGCTGCCATTAACTCACGCTGACTACTGGGAACGTTACAAAGACCAGGTGGATGATCTGGGAGCCAACATGACCGGTGTACGCACAGGCCTTGTTGTTCCTGCCTACATGACAGACGTTAATTCGATTGCAGATCTGGAAACAGGTGCTTCTTCCTCTACTCCATCGGCGAATGCCAATGTGGGAAATGAAGTGAATCACCAAATTATCGGTATCGATCCAGGTGCCGGAATTATGAAATCCACAGCCAGTGCCATTGAGAAATACGGTTTGTCTGACTGGAAACTGGTTGAAGGTTCAGGAGCCGCAATGACAGCAACGCTGGATAAAGCGGTTAAGAATAAGGAACCGGTTATCGTTACCGGTTGGACACCGCATTGGATGTTCAACGCATATGACCTGAAATACCTGGACGATCCGGAAGGCGTCTACGGTGAAGCAGAACAAATTCATACCATTGCCCGTAAAGGGTTGAAGGAAGACAAACCTGTCGCTTATGAATTCCTGGATCGCTTCTCCTGGACACCTGAGGATATGGGTGAAATTATGGTCGCCATTCAAAACGGAGAAGACCCCCAAAAAGCCGCAGCAGCTTTTGCCGAGAAGCATAGCGACAAAGTGGCTGAATGGACCAAAGGTCTGACCCCGGTGAATGGAGATTCCATTAAACTGAGTTACGTAGCCTGGGACTCCGAGATTGCAAGTACCAACTTGCTGGAGTACATCCTGAAAGAAAAACTGGGTTACAAAGTAACTTCCCTTCAAGTTGAAATTGGTCCAATGTGGACCGGTATTGCCAATGGTGATGTCGATGCAACTCCAGCTGCATGGTTGCCGCTCACCTCTGCAGATTATTTCAACAAATACAAGGATCAGATCGATGATCTCGGTCCAAATATGGACGGTGCCAAAACAGGTCTGGTTGTACCAACCTATATGGACATCAATTCCATTGAAGATTTAAAAGATAATTAA
- a CDS encoding quaternary amine ABC transporter ATP-binding protein, whose amino-acid sequence MTILEVKNVSKLFGPQTEQGLQLLEQGWGKEKLAKEKQITVGVNRVNMEIQEGEIFVIMGLSGSGKSTLVRMFNRLIEPTSGEILVHGKDLRKMNKEQLREVRRKTISMVFQKFALFPHRTVLDNVEYGLEVQKVDKDERREKAKTSLELVGLKGWEDKMPDELSGGMQQRVGLARALANDPEVLLMDEAFSALDPLIRRDMQDELIELQDKMKKTIIFITHDLDEALRIGDRIALMKDGAVVQIGTPEEIMIQPANSYVARFVEDVDLSKVLTASHVMRRPETITLDRGPRVALELMRERGISNLFVIDRSKKLLGVITAEDATRAMRENKVLNDILITDGPTVAPETLIHELFEIVSSAHVPLAVVGETGRLQGVIVRGALLGALSGEVAVKEELANDSQNSTSIVD is encoded by the coding sequence ATGACCATACTTGAAGTAAAGAATGTAAGTAAACTGTTTGGCCCCCAAACCGAGCAAGGTCTGCAATTACTGGAGCAAGGTTGGGGCAAAGAAAAGTTGGCCAAAGAAAAACAGATAACGGTTGGCGTCAACCGGGTCAACATGGAAATTCAGGAAGGTGAAATTTTCGTCATCATGGGACTGTCCGGAAGTGGTAAGTCTACACTTGTTCGAATGTTCAATCGTCTGATTGAACCGACATCGGGAGAGATTCTGGTCCATGGTAAAGATCTACGTAAGATGAATAAAGAACAATTGCGCGAAGTGCGTCGGAAAACGATCAGCATGGTGTTCCAAAAATTTGCGTTATTCCCGCACCGTACCGTTCTTGATAATGTGGAGTATGGACTCGAAGTTCAAAAGGTTGATAAAGATGAACGTCGGGAAAAAGCAAAAACCTCGCTTGAGCTTGTAGGCCTTAAAGGCTGGGAAGATAAAATGCCGGATGAGCTGAGTGGCGGGATGCAGCAACGTGTAGGTTTGGCCCGTGCGCTGGCGAATGACCCGGAAGTACTGCTAATGGATGAAGCATTCAGTGCACTTGATCCACTGATTCGTCGTGATATGCAGGATGAGCTGATTGAGCTTCAGGATAAAATGAAAAAGACCATTATTTTCATTACCCATGACTTGGACGAAGCGCTGCGCATCGGCGATCGTATTGCCCTCATGAAAGACGGCGCAGTCGTGCAGATCGGTACTCCGGAAGAAATCATGATTCAACCGGCCAACTCATATGTGGCCCGCTTCGTCGAAGACGTGGACTTGTCCAAGGTCCTTACCGCATCTCATGTTATGCGACGTCCTGAAACGATTACGCTTGACCGTGGTCCCCGTGTTGCCCTCGAATTAATGCGCGAACGTGGTATTTCCAACCTGTTTGTCATTGACCGTTCGAAAAAACTGCTTGGTGTTATCACAGCAGAAGATGCAACCCGCGCAATGCGCGAAAACAAAGTATTGAACGACATTCTGATTACGGATGGGCCGACTGTAGCGCCTGAAACCCTGATTCATGAATTGTTTGAAATTGTAAGTTCAGCCCATGTGCCGCTCGCTGTTGTTGGCGAAACTGGCCGTCTGCAAGGTGTTATCGTCCGCGGTGCCCTGCTTGGAGCACTAAGCGGTGAAGTTGCAGTAAAGGAGGAACTTGCGAATGATTCCCAAAATTCCACTAGCATCGTGGATTGA